The sequence below is a genomic window from Bacteroidales bacterium.
TAATTTCTTTTGGTTTATATTGATAAAAACTTAAAACAAAAGAATTGTCATTATTATTTATATCAGTATAATTTATTTTTATTCCCAAAGATTGAAAAGGTGTCATTTTTGAAGTTCCAACACTTAATAAAGTGATATTGTTTATTGGTATACTTCGTCCATTTTTACCAAATGCACGAGATAATAATTTTTCATCTTTTATTACAAAATAAGTTTCTTTATATTCTAAATAAAACAAGATTCCACAAATTACGATATACCAAACAGTAAATTTTATAACCGAAATTCCTTTAGATAAAAGAATCAACAAAACCAATGGAGTATAAATCCATATATAACCTTCAATTATTCTTTTTTTATTAGGAACTAAATAATGATATTCTTTTTTCATAAAATTTATTTATTTTTTTTATTCAAACTATTACTAAATAATGAACCAACATAACCGGCCATAGCCTTCGTTGCCTGACTCACAGCAGAGCGTATATGAGCAACGGCAACTCTTGCTCCACCAAGTGATCCTAAAAAGGTGGAAGGAGGAGCTCCTGCTGGATTAGGTATTTGTTGACTTACATATGTGGTTGCAGTTCCAATCGCAAAATCATTTACCGCTTTAGCCCAATTTATTTTGCCAGTATTAGAATCTTTAGAGTTTCCGTTTATTATATTACTTGTTGCATTAACTAACCCCCCTGATGTAGTTGCTATGATTTTACCTGTAGTTTGGGAGATTGTTCCATTTGCTACTAATTTTTCCGCAAATATACCTGCTCTTGTTGCCACAACAGCAAAGGCAACAGCGGTTGCAGTGTCTTTAATATATCTACTAGCGGGATCTTCTCCTCTTGCTTGTGTTACTAAATATAAAGGCAGTTTGCCTTCTCTATAATCTTGTACATTTTGATAAATATCTTTTCCTGCATCAAAAGCTAAAGATCCCACAAAAGCAACCCCTGCTGAAATTAAATAAGGATTTTTTCCACTCGGATCACTTAAATTAATAGGGTTATCGCGACTATAGCTGTAAGAATTTTGGTTTGTCGGGTCAAGCAACCAGTCTTGTGATGTTGCCCAAAACATTGGATCCTCACTCACAAACTGCCCCCTTCCACTATCATAATATCTCGCATTCAAATAACTCAAAGTTGAATCCACATCATACATCTGCCCAATGTATTGCCTCTGCTCACTCCAAGTTCCACTAGATATTCTTTGTGAACCATAAGGATAATAATCTAGAAGTTGAGCTGATGTTCCTGCACTATTTGAAACGACACTTGTGCTGTTCAAATGGTCTGTGTGATTGTAATAAGTTGTCGGTGTACTTCCTACTGTCTCTATTGTAGCAATTAACATATCACCTGCGTATATTTGTTTTGTCTTCGTTATTCCGGTGATGTTGTATAACGTGTTTGGATAGTATGTTGTTATTGTTCCGTTAGAATATTTCACTCTCTGACCTGCTTGGTCGTAATCGTAAGTGATAGTTGTATTTCCTGTGTTTGTTGTAATGGTAAATGGCAGAGTTCCTGATGTCATTCCCGTACCATTTGTGACTGAAATGTTCGCTGTGCCTGTTTGTGCTAAATCTATACTTGTTAGATTCATTGTAAGAGTGGTGGAGTTTGTGACACTTGTTCCTCTTGGAGAGCCGTTAAACAGTGCGACAGATACTCCTGCAACGAAGTTCGTTCCTGTTATGGTTATTGGCATTCCACTTTGACCTGCTACTGTTGATGATGGAGAAAGTGTGGTTATGGTTGGAGTGGTGATAATTGGTCCGTCTAATGTAGTGAAAGAAGTGTATGAAGGAGATTGAGCTTGTCCGTATTGGTTTTCTGCTTTCACTTTAAATTGATATGTAGTGTTTGGTGTAAGATTGGTCAAAGTGTATGGAGTCAATGTCACATTTGATGTTCCACTTCCGATCCATTGAAGTCCGTATTGTGAACCTGACGACATATAGAACCAAGCTTGTGTAAGATTGCCATTTGGATTTACTACTCCGTTTAATGTAGCAGTGTAAGCTGTGACATTTGTTGCTGTTGCTGAAACTATTGTTGGAACAGACCCGCCACCTCCGCCACCCATAGGAATTATTCCGCCTCCTTTAGAAGCTAATCCTTTTGTTTCAATGGGCGAACCTTGTGATTTGGACTGAGCCATTCTCATACCACCTCTTGTTATTACAGTTTGAGTTAATCTGTCATTGTAATCAAAAGTGTTTGCAGTATTTCCGTATGCCGTAAGGTTTCCATCATTGTCATAAGAATATGTCGTGCCTCCTACACTTGTTGTAGCGTGAGGGTTGGCGTAATTTGTGCCTGAATTTCCTTCATAAAGATATGTCGTGCCATTCTTGGTTGTAAGATTGCCAAGTGCGTCATATGCGTAAGATTCGCTGTAATTCTGACTGTTTCCTGTTGCTGTTGTTGTAGCAGAAGTGAGGCGATTAAGATCATCGTAAGTGTAATTTACAGTTTTTGAAATGCTTACTCCTGCGGTATCTGCTATTTGAGTGATGTTTCCGACATTGTCATATGTGTAAGCGATAGTTTGAAGATTTGGTCCCGATCTTGTTGTTACCTTATTTGTCATTCTGTAAAGTTTGTTTACATCATAAGTGTTTGTAGTGGTTGTTCCATTTGCATAATTTATTACTGTAATTTTATCAAGTGGAGAATAATCGATATTTGAAACTACGTTTGTGAAAGATCCGCTTCCCTCTTTTTCTTCAACTTGATTTAGAAGTCCTGCTGTATTGTATGTGTATCTGACTTGAGAATTGATTCCGTCAGGATATGTGATAACTAAAGTATTTCCTTGTCTGTCGTAAGTGTAGTTTGTCTGATAATTTACTGCATTAATTGTTTTTGTTTCTCTTGTTGTGTTTCCATTTGAATCATACAAGTAGGCAGTATTTGTTCCAGACAACATTGTGATTGTGCATAATTTTCCGATTCCATTCGTGCAAGAATCATAAGCGTAAGTGGTTTCTGTTCCTGTTTGTCCTGTGTAGTTTTCTGTAAGTTGTCTGTTCACATCATCGTAAGTGTAATTTACAATGTTTCCATTTGCATTTGTTGTTTGAGTTAAGTTTGAAGCGTCATCATAAACATATGAACGAGTTCCATATGATGTATCGCCAACAGCGTGCAAATCTTCTGCTGTTAATCTTCTTGAAAGACCATCATAAGTGAAGTTTCTGACATTGGAAAGTGCGTCTGTGATTTTTGTAAGGTTGCCGATAAGATTCCATTCGTAATTTGTAGTGTAAGTATTTCCTGAATTTAATTCTTCAACTTTCACAAGATTACCGAGTGCGTCTTTGTAATAATTTTTTACTTTCCCGTTTGGATTGGTAATTGTCGTTTCCCATTTGTTGTATGAGTAGCTCCATTGGTCAATGGTTACATTGTTTGAAACAGTAATTAATCTTTCTATTGGATCATAATAGTATGAAATGAATAAATTCTGATTTGAAGGCAAACTTGTTTTTGCAGAACCAGTGCTTGTATAGCGGATAGTTTCAAAAGAAGTAAGTCCACGAGAATCGTAATTTACATCACGAATATTGAACGAATTTGCGGTTTCCGCTTCTTTTCTGTCTTGTATCAATCTTCCATAACCATCGAAGTATTGATAAGTGTCTGCGGAATTTGATGAATCAAGATAATCTGTTTTGTGAACAGAAACTGCATTTGAAGTATCTGTGTATGAGTAAACGGCTTTTGTATCTAATGTTGTCGGAGTGGTAATGTCAGGAATTTTTTCTGTTATCAATCTGTCCAATCCATCATAAACATTGAGATAAACAAATCCGTTTTGTTCTGTTGTTTGTTTTACTTTTCCTGAAGAATAATCATAAGTGTATTGGGAAGTATGAGTCAACGGGTCTGTGATTGTTGTTGGATAAAGATAATATGAATCATAAGAATATGAAGTGGTTTTTCCTCTAGGGTCAGTGCTTGAAGAAACAATTCCGTAAGTTGTGTTATATGCTTTTTGAGAATTGATATATGTCGTGTCAGATTTCCATTGTTCTACTTTTGTTTGATTACCTGCACCGACTGAACCCAAAGCAAGAGTGTCATAATAATATTTTGATTCTTTTACTTTATTACTTGATTGGTCAAGCAATGAATCTTCCGAAGGAAGTCCTACAACATTGTTTCCGGTATTTGTTGCATAAGAAATATTTTCTGTTGATTTATCCGTTCCAGTATCAGTAAATGTTCCGTCATTGTTTGCGGAAACTTCACCCCAAGAAATTTTTTGAGTTAAATTTCCGTAAGTATTTTCATTTGTATATTCTTCTGCTGTATCTCTGTGTGTTGAACCTCCGTCATAAGTAAGAGTTGTGGAACGCACAAGTTTTACAAAATTATTTACACCAAGATTTGATTTATCCCATTTATTAACTAAGACAGAATAAAGATTTCCGCTAGCGTCTGTATTTTCCACACGATATGGTTTTCCTGCTTTTGAAATGTCGTCGTTGTATTCGCCATTTGTAGTGTCTGTGCCATTTCCTTTGTGGTAATAGGTTTTTGTAATGTTATTAACTGGACCGCTTGCTTTGATTATTCCAAAACTTAAAAACTTGCGGTTTGGTAAATCATTTGCATTGTAATAATAATATCCGTTGTAATAACTATATGTTGTTGTTCCTCCTCCGACTACTACTTGATTAAGAGTTTGGATAGGATAAGGAATGTAATTTGAAACATTATTACTTGAATCACGATAACTTACTGCCGACTTGTATGTGAATGCTATTGTTCCTCCTTGTGGAAATGTGATATTTGAAATGAGATCAGCTTTGTTTGTGGAATTATTATTTAAATAATTTCCACTATTATTTGTTGTTACGTCAGGCAAACCATCACCGTCTAAATCAATCAGCCCTGATAACAAACTGAAAAATCCATCAGTAAAACCAAGTGGTGCAAGCCAGTTATTATTTTGAGTCCAACCATTTCCATTATTTATGAATGATGTTTTGTAAAGTGTGCCAAACCAATTTATTGATTGAACTGCGTCAACAAGTCCGTCTCCGTTTATGTCGCCATAACGAACACCCAGATCAGTCAGCGAAGAACTCCCAAATGATGATAATGGCGAAATATTTCCATATTCAGTATTTTGAGTATATGTTCCTTTTCCGTCACCTAAATATGCAGTTGCGGTAGTAGTGTGATTAACAAGATTGTATTGAATGTATAAAATGTCGGTAATTCCGTCTCCATTTAAATCAATATATGTTGTATTGCCATCATTTGAAACATATGGGAAAGTCCAATTAGAAGAAACATCTGTCCAAGTTCCATCTCCGTTGTTTAAATAAACAGCTCTTTGATTGTGGCTGAATTGGGAAACATACAAGTCGGGTAAATTGTCTCCGTTTAAATCTGAAATAACTCCTATGGGAGAACCGTAGCCATACAAGGAACAAGGCAATGTCCAACTAGATAAAGTCCAACCGCTACCATTATTTAAATATACTTCTGAAACAGTTTGATAATAACCTCCGACATACTCAAGATTGGATTTAAAAATATCTGCTAAACCATCTCCGTTTATATCTTGAACGATGTAATTTTGATTAGCAAAATTAATCACAAACTGAACTGGAATCTGAAAATTAGTAGAAAGTGTAAATGTTCCATCTCCATTATTTATATATACACTTCTAGTCCAAACTGGGTTTCCTCCACCATTTTCCCAAGAAGTAAGAATGTCTGGCAATCCGTCTCCATTAACATCACCCCACATTGAACTTCCGTCAAAATATATTCCTGATGGCAAAGCCCAGTTTCCATTGTATGTCCAACCAGCAGAAGTTGTTTTTGCATTTGTAATTGTAAAAGCAGGCAGAGTTGTTGTAGTTGAAGTGATTTCGTCAGTCCCCGATTCTGTAATTGTATTTAAAATTGAACGATTACTGTTGTCTCCTGTTGTGTAAGCCAAAACATATTTGTGAACGATAGAACTAGATGCTTTTATATCAACTTCATTTATTCTGTAATTTGTAGTTTCTAAAAATCCCAAAGAATATGATTTTATGACATCACTTCTTGATTGTCTTAAAAAATCTATTTCGTAAATTCCAGTAGCAGAGCCATTGTTCGTGTAAGTAATTACATTAGGATAAATTTGTCCTCCATTTTTGTAATATGTGTATGTTATATAATTATTGTTTGTATCGCGAACTTCTTCCAACATCCATTTTGCAATTTTTGTTGAATCATTTGGATCATCTTGTCTTGTTGCGGAAGTCATTCCAAACTTATATACAGTTCCCTTTTTATCAGTCGCAGTCCAAGTGTTATTGCTGTATGTATAATTTAAAAAATCTCCATTCTCAACTTTTGAAACATAACTTGTGCCTGAAGACAAAAGCAAATCCCCCGAAAGACTTGATGAAAAATAATTGTCGGTGTATAGAGTATTAACTCCTTTTTTATTTACTCTTGTGATGTATGGAATGTTTGTTGACCAACCATAACCTAAAACACTGTCTGTATCTACTTTCTGGCTGTTGTATTGAAGTTTCAAATCTGGAGACATTCCATTTCTTCCTTGTGGAAT
It includes:
- a CDS encoding FG-GAP-like repeat-containing protein, translated to MTPSKKQKTILKNISVIFLLLSFIIYPIAPAFAEDVAPSAPVSTESPVVSDTTPTDISTTPSDTSLTDITPTTDITGESILPSSLSTDPATLEVDSALTKTDDKSLQTQALTMGASSNSSLLPTSPVSTSPIKQLVPTPDPTTGALLYNYPLTIPQGRNGMSPDLKLQYNSQKVDTDSVLGYGWSTNIPYITRVNKKGVNTLYTDNYFSSSLSGDLLLSSGTSYVSKVENGDFLNYTYSNNTWTATDKKGTVYKFGMTSATRQDDPNDSTKIAKWMLEEVRDTNNNYITYTYYKNGGQIYPNVITYTNNGSATGIYEIDFLRQSRSDVIKSYSLGFLETTNYRINEVDIKASSSIVHKYVLAYTTGDNSNRSILNTITESGTDEITSTTTTLPAFTITNAKTTSAGWTYNGNWALPSGIYFDGSSMWGDVNGDGLPDILTSWENGGGNPVWTRSVYINNGDGTFTLSTNFQIPVQFVINFANQNYIVQDINGDGLADIFKSNLEYVGGYYQTVSEVYLNNGSGWTLSSWTLPCSLYGYGSPIGVISDLNGDNLPDLYVSQFSHNQRAVYLNNGDGTWTDVSSNWTFPYVSNDGNTTYIDLNGDGITDILYIQYNLVNHTTTATAYLGDGKGTYTQNTEYGNISPLSSFGSSSLTDLGVRYGDINGDGLVDAVQSINWFGTLYKTSFINNGNGWTQNNNWLAPLGFTDGFFSLLSGLIDLDGDGLPDVTTNNSGNYLNNNSTNKADLISNITFPQGGTIAFTYKSAVSYRDSSNNVSNYIPYPIQTLNQVVVGGGTTTYSYYNGYYYYNANDLPNRKFLSFGIIKASGPVNNITKTYYHKGNGTDTTNGEYNDDISKAGKPYRVENTDASGNLYSVLVNKWDKSNLGVNNFVKLVRSTTLTYDGGSTHRDTAEEYTNENTYGNLTQKISWGEVSANNDGTFTDTGTDKSTENISYATNTGNNVVGLPSEDSLLDQSSNKVKESKYYYDTLALGSVGAGNQTKVEQWKSDTTYINSQKAYNTTYGIVSSSTDPRGKTTSYSYDSYYLYPTTITDPLTHTSQYTYDYSSGKVKQTTEQNGFVYLNVYDGLDRLITEKIPDITTPTTLDTKAVYSYTDTSNAVSVHKTDYLDSSNSADTYQYFDGYGRLIQDRKEAETANSFNIRDVNYDSRGLTSFETIRYTSTGSAKTSLPSNQNLFISYYYDPIERLITVSNNVTIDQWSYSYNKWETTITNPNGKVKNYYKDALGNLVKVEELNSGNTYTTNYEWNLIGNLTKITDALSNVRNFTYDGLSRRLTAEDLHAVGDTSYGTRSYVYDDASNLTQTTNANGNIVNYTYDDVNRQLTENYTGQTGTETTYAYDSCTNGIGKLCTITMLSGTNTAYLYDSNGNTTRETKTINAVNYQTNYTYDRQGNTLVITYPDGINSQVRYTYNTAGLLNQVEEKEGSGSFTNVVSNIDYSPLDKITVINYANGTTTTNTYDVNKLYRMTNKVTTRSGPNLQTIAYTYDNVGNITQIADTAGVSISKTVNYTYDDLNRLTSATTTATGNSQNYSESYAYDALGNLTTKNGTTYLYEGNSGTNYANPHATTSVGGTTYSYDNDGNLTAYGNTANTFDYNDRLTQTVITRGGMRMAQSKSQGSPIETKGLASKGGGIIPMGGGGGGSVPTIVSATATNVTAYTATLNGVVNPNGNLTQAWFYMSSGSQYGLQWIGSGTSNVTLTPYTLTNLTPNTTYQFKVKAENQYGQAQSPSYTSFTTLDGPIITTPTITTLSPSSTVAGQSGMPITITGTNFVAGVSVALFNGSPRGTSVTNSTTLTMNLTSIDLAQTGTANISVTNGTGMTSGTLPFTITTNTGNTTITYDYDQAGQRVKYSNGTITTYYPNTLYNITGITKTKQIYAGDMLIATIETVGSTPTTYYNHTDHLNSTSVVSNSAGTSAQLLDYYPYGSQRISSGTWSEQRQYIGQMYDVDSTLSYLNARYYDSGRGQFVSEDPMFWATSQDWLLDPTNQNSYSYSRDNPINLSDPSGKNPYLISAGVAFVGSLAFDAGKDIYQNVQDYREGKLPLYLVTQARGEDPASRYIKDTATAVAFAVVATRAGIFAEKLVANGTISQTTGKIIATTSGGLVNATSNIINGNSKDSNTGKINWAKAVNDFAIGTATTYVSQQIPNPAGAPPSTFLGSLGGARVAVAHIRSAVSQATKAMAGYVGSLFSNSLNKKNK